In Bradyrhizobium sp. G127, one genomic interval encodes:
- a CDS encoding NAD(P)-dependent oxidoreductase, translating to MTILMTGATGLVGERLLPRFVEAGVDCRALVRPGKDAPAGVKSVEGELFDPASLAHAVDGVSAIVHLAAVFRTQDTDLIWKSNLEGTRNLLAAAQAHAPQARFIMASTSNVYSRNTPYPGRETDAVEPEQAYPASKVAAEKALRESGLNWSILRFPFVYGDGDGHLEALPKHLAAVGFHPANRMSTIHHRDIATAMKLALAGAFDGRIVNISDEAPTTIYELVRLVGETMDPSSEPMQNPWYLHIDVSLSRSLGFQAAVRTVYQAAQQGIL from the coding sequence ATGACAATCCTGATGACCGGCGCGACCGGATTGGTTGGTGAACGCCTGCTGCCGCGCTTCGTAGAAGCTGGGGTGGACTGTCGCGCTCTGGTTCGTCCCGGCAAGGACGCCCCTGCTGGGGTGAAGAGTGTGGAAGGCGAACTCTTCGATCCGGCTTCGTTGGCGCACGCTGTCGATGGAGTTTCGGCGATCGTCCATCTGGCGGCGGTGTTTCGCACCCAGGACACCGACCTGATCTGGAAGAGTAACCTGGAGGGAACACGCAACCTCCTTGCTGCGGCCCAGGCCCACGCCCCCCAGGCACGCTTCATCATGGCGAGCACGAGCAACGTCTACAGCAGGAATACCCCCTATCCCGGGCGCGAGACCGATGCCGTCGAACCGGAGCAGGCCTATCCGGCCAGCAAGGTCGCCGCGGAGAAAGCGCTGCGCGAAAGCGGCCTGAACTGGTCAATCCTTCGGTTCCCGTTCGTCTACGGCGACGGGGATGGCCATCTGGAGGCGCTGCCAAAGCACTTAGCTGCCGTCGGATTTCATCCCGCCAACCGAATGAGCACAATACATCATCGCGACATTGCGACCGCGATGAAGCTGGCGCTGGCCGGGGCGTTCGACGGTCGCATCGTGAACATTTCTGACGAAGCGCCCACCACGATCTACGAACTGGTCAGGCTTGTCGGTGAAACTATGGACCCGTCATCCGAACCAATGCAGAACCCTTGGTATCTTCATATCGACGTCTCACTGTCTCGCAGCCTTGGATTTCAAGCAGCGGTGAGGACTGTTTATCAAGCTGCCCAGCAAGGGATACTCTGA
- a CDS encoding MarR family transcriptional regulator — translation MMEDALRPHGLGATQWYVLHQLTHLGPTMQRDLVRLLEIERATLSIIIGTLVRKRLVEQIPDAVDQRQKLLRLTQAGKTLWGELPDLGFIHDTAFAGFSEADLETTARVLKAATERLNQRLKGTRP, via the coding sequence ATGATGGAGGATGCCCTCCGGCCTCACGGTCTCGGTGCGACGCAGTGGTATGTTCTCCATCAACTGACCCATCTCGGCCCGACGATGCAGCGCGACCTGGTGCGATTGCTCGAGATCGAACGCGCGACGTTGAGCATCATCATTGGAACGCTCGTTCGGAAGCGTCTCGTCGAACAGATTCCCGATGCCGTCGATCAGCGCCAAAAGCTGCTGCGCCTGACACAGGCGGGAAAGACGCTGTGGGGCGAGTTGCCCGACCTGGGCTTCATCCATGACACGGCGTTCGCTGGCTTCTCCGAAGCCGACCTTGAGACCACCGCACGCGTGCTCAAAGCGGCGACCGAGCGGCTCAATCAACGACTGAAAGGAACACGACCATGA
- a CDS encoding AraC family transcriptional regulator — MDPFSDVITLLRPHAALSKPITARGKWGVRYAAYELPGFAIVLAGQCWLAVDKADPVRLDRGDFVLLPSTPAFTLSSEPRAACVPVEPSATAVRHGDPDGEPDLQMLGGTFRIERANASLLLALLPRMIHIRSAENDTGRLARIIDLVMEECAADRPGRDMVLERLLEVMLVECLRWPGINETSLPPGLLTGMRDRAIAGVLRAMHADVRAGWTVAELAKRAGMSRSAFAARFSDTLGCAPMEYLSRWRMTLAQDALSRGGKSLERLADEIGYESASAFSTAFRRRIGCSPGAFARTAKLDQRDVLLAEGAGNHSHSIILNPS, encoded by the coding sequence ATGGACCCTTTCAGCGACGTCATCACCCTGCTCCGCCCGCATGCCGCGCTCTCAAAGCCGATTACGGCGCGAGGCAAATGGGGGGTGCGCTACGCGGCTTACGAACTGCCGGGATTTGCCATCGTCCTCGCCGGACAATGCTGGCTCGCGGTCGACAAGGCAGATCCGGTCCGTCTCGATCGCGGAGACTTTGTCCTTCTGCCATCGACACCGGCCTTTACACTGTCCAGCGAACCGCGAGCCGCATGCGTCCCGGTCGAGCCGTCCGCCACGGCGGTTCGGCATGGCGATCCGGACGGCGAACCCGATCTTCAGATGCTGGGCGGAACGTTCCGGATCGAGCGCGCGAACGCTTCGCTCCTGCTCGCGCTGCTGCCCCGGATGATCCACATTCGCTCGGCTGAAAACGATACCGGACGCCTCGCCCGCATTATCGATCTCGTCATGGAGGAATGCGCCGCCGACAGGCCGGGCCGGGACATGGTTCTGGAAAGACTTCTCGAAGTCATGCTGGTGGAGTGTCTGCGCTGGCCCGGCATCAACGAGACCTCTTTGCCACCCGGCTTGCTCACGGGAATGCGGGACCGGGCCATCGCTGGCGTCCTGCGCGCGATGCACGCCGACGTTCGCGCCGGATGGACGGTGGCCGAACTTGCGAAGCGTGCCGGCATGTCACGGTCGGCCTTTGCCGCCCGTTTTTCCGACACGCTCGGCTGCGCTCCGATGGAATATCTCTCGCGGTGGCGAATGACGCTAGCGCAGGATGCACTCAGCCGCGGGGGAAAGTCGCTTGAACGTCTTGCCGACGAAATCGGTTACGAGTCCGCCAGCGCCTTCAGCACCGCGTTTCGCCGACGCATCGGTTGCTCACCGGGTGCATTTGCCCGCACGGCAAAACTAGATCAACGCGACGTGCTGCTTGCCGAAGGAGCGGGAAATCACTCCCACTCGATCATTCTAAACCCAAGTTAG
- a CDS encoding SDR family oxidoreductase has translation MTKTVLITGTSSGYGKATAEFFLDRGWNVVATMRRPEPDVFATLSDRLKILPLDVTDADSISQAIADGVAAFGAIDALVNNAGIGLASAVEATPDSTVREMFETNTFGVFATCRAVIPQMRKQAHGVIINVTSSTTIGVMPLVAIYAASKCAVEGFTESLSYELAGFNIKARLVEPGYAPTTNFTANGGPRMQGLIPADYGAFAQSCFAKMASYPTPYCTEAEVAEATFSAATDEGGTIRYPAGADTKLLAALRWTTSEDHYLGKMREMFGPG, from the coding sequence ATGACCAAAACAGTCCTCATCACCGGCACATCGTCGGGATACGGCAAGGCGACGGCCGAATTCTTTCTTGATCGCGGATGGAACGTTGTCGCCACCATGCGGCGTCCGGAACCGGACGTGTTCGCAACGTTGTCGGATCGTCTGAAGATACTTCCGCTCGATGTCACCGATGCCGACAGCATCAGCCAGGCCATTGCCGATGGTGTCGCTGCGTTCGGCGCTATCGATGCGCTGGTGAACAATGCGGGGATCGGTCTGGCGTCGGCTGTCGAAGCCACTCCGGACAGCACAGTGCGCGAAATGTTCGAAACGAATACGTTCGGCGTGTTCGCCACCTGCCGCGCCGTCATACCTCAGATGCGCAAACAGGCTCACGGCGTCATTATCAACGTGACGTCGAGCACGACCATCGGAGTGATGCCGCTCGTTGCGATCTACGCCGCGAGCAAATGCGCTGTCGAAGGTTTCACCGAGTCTCTCTCGTATGAGCTGGCCGGATTCAATATCAAGGCCAGGCTGGTGGAGCCGGGTTACGCGCCGACCACGAATTTCACGGCGAACGGCGGTCCGCGCATGCAAGGTTTGATCCCGGCGGACTATGGCGCATTCGCTCAATCCTGTTTCGCGAAGATGGCCAGCTATCCGACGCCTTATTGCACCGAGGCGGAAGTCGCGGAGGCGACTTTCTCGGCAGCGACAGACGAGGGCGGGACGATCCGCTATCCGGCGGGCGCCGACACGAAACTCCTCGCGGCATTGCGCTGGACGACGTCGGAAGATCACTATCTGGGGAAGATGCGCGAGATGTTCGGGCCGGGCTGA
- a CDS encoding GMC family oxidoreductase N-terminal domain-containing protein, with translation MTDILPSDLPEFADRVADNQRRQFENLRNSFDFIVCGAGSAGSVVARRLAENPSVRVLLIEAGGSDEVPTVMEPGAWPANLGSATDWSFVAEPNPHLNGRALPMSMGKVLGGGSSINVMVWARGHRSDWDFFAEETGDDSWGYDAVSEIFRDIENWQGVSDPRHRGTGGPVFVQPSPDPGPAAVALLGAAKEIGIPTFHSPNGEMMEGEGGCAFTDVLIRNGKRHSIFRAYTYPFLDRPNLTLLTGTQVTRVLVERGRAVGVEVIRDGQMLRFHAATEVVLSLGAIQTPAVLMRSGIGDEYELRSLDVPMVQHLPGVGQNLQDHVSFGCIWEYREPVAPRNSGSEATLYWKSDSALKSPDLLFCQVEFPVPSAETASRGAPAHGWTMFAGLALPKSRGKVSLRSADPLATPQLELNMLSHPDDVKAAIACVDVCRTLGNTRAFAPLVARESMPGNLCAAEMERFVRDAAVTYWHQTCSAKMGLDARSVVDSKLKVYGVDRLRIADGSVMPRITTGNTMAPCVIIGEKAARALREEHDI, from the coding sequence ATGACTGACATTCTCCCGTCCGACCTTCCGGAATTCGCGGACCGGGTTGCCGACAATCAACGCCGGCAATTCGAGAATCTCCGCAACAGCTTCGACTTTATCGTTTGCGGAGCGGGCAGCGCCGGCTCGGTGGTTGCGCGCCGTCTAGCTGAAAATCCGTCGGTCCGGGTGCTGCTGATCGAGGCAGGCGGCAGCGATGAGGTGCCCACTGTCATGGAACCCGGGGCATGGCCCGCCAATCTCGGCAGCGCAACGGACTGGAGTTTCGTTGCGGAGCCCAATCCTCATCTGAACGGCCGAGCGCTTCCGATGTCGATGGGCAAGGTTCTCGGCGGCGGCTCAAGCATCAACGTCATGGTGTGGGCGCGCGGCCACCGCAGCGACTGGGACTTCTTCGCCGAGGAAACCGGCGATGACTCCTGGGGCTATGACGCGGTCTCCGAGATCTTCCGGGACATTGAAAACTGGCAAGGCGTTTCCGATCCGCGCCACCGGGGCACCGGAGGCCCTGTCTTCGTACAGCCGTCGCCCGATCCCGGACCGGCCGCGGTCGCGCTGCTCGGTGCGGCGAAAGAGATCGGCATTCCGACCTTCCACAGCCCGAACGGGGAGATGATGGAAGGTGAAGGCGGCTGCGCCTTCACGGATGTCCTCATCCGCAACGGCAAACGCCACTCCATCTTTCGCGCCTACACGTATCCGTTTCTCGACCGGCCCAATCTCACTTTGCTGACAGGCACGCAGGTAACCCGCGTCCTCGTCGAACGCGGAAGAGCCGTCGGTGTCGAGGTGATCCGCGACGGCCAGATGCTGCGATTCCATGCAGCAACAGAGGTTGTACTCTCGCTGGGCGCGATCCAGACGCCGGCTGTGCTGATGCGCTCCGGGATCGGCGACGAGTACGAGCTTCGATCGCTCGACGTTCCCATGGTGCAGCATCTGCCCGGTGTCGGACAGAACCTGCAGGATCACGTGTCGTTCGGATGCATCTGGGAGTATCGCGAACCGGTCGCGCCGAGGAACAGCGGCAGCGAGGCGACGCTCTACTGGAAATCCGATTCCGCTCTCAAGAGTCCAGACCTGCTGTTCTGTCAGGTCGAGTTTCCGGTGCCGAGCGCCGAGACCGCAAGCCGGGGAGCGCCGGCACATGGCTGGACGATGTTCGCCGGCCTCGCCCTGCCGAAGAGCCGAGGCAAGGTCAGCCTGCGAAGCGCCGATCCGCTTGCGACGCCACAGCTCGAACTCAACATGCTATCGCATCCCGACGACGTGAAAGCGGCGATCGCTTGTGTGGATGTCTGCCGCACGCTGGGCAACACCCGCGCCTTCGCGCCGCTGGTCGCACGCGAGTCGATGCCGGGTAATCTCTGCGCGGCAGAGATGGAACGCTTCGTGCGCGATGCCGCGGTGACTTACTGGCATCAGACCTGCTCGGCGAAGATGGGGCTCGATGCGAGGTCCGTGGTGGACAGCAAGCTCAAGGTCTACGGCGTCGACAGGCTTCGCATCGCCGATGGCTCGGTGATGCCGCGGATCACCACCGGAAACACGATGGCGCCGTGTGTCATTATCGGCGAGAAAGCCGCCCGGGCACTCCGCGAGGAGCACGATATCTGA
- a CDS encoding GAF domain-containing protein — MDKEILTTAEAAKILGVSVRTAQLLIEGGSIPSWKTPGGHRRVYRRDVLAVISGTSQVPVFASARVILIARAERIADYESVLAGVNSCSVDSYTDPFAALLAIGSRLPAAVVIEAEQSAATRLGLVESLRSDPALGRTQVMIVGYPADARPSVVGDLDSPMTQFIDGLSALPEAIEAALRGVEKTVYFETPPSFPIPGNEGQRLLALERSGLVDTPPEDAFDRLTWLAARSLDAPIALLTMLTPTRQWFKSHHGLDMVDTPRSWAFCNYTILQKGIFLSEDLAADKRFADNPAVAGELGFRFYAGSPVVDPDGFTLGSLCVIDTRPRTLDDTQKQILGNLAALASDEIKLRATDRQLRWALDHSTAKMERRSASIDQG; from the coding sequence ATGGACAAAGAAATTCTGACAACAGCGGAGGCTGCCAAGATCCTCGGCGTTTCGGTGCGAACGGCGCAGCTTCTGATCGAGGGCGGCTCTATCCCGTCATGGAAGACTCCGGGGGGGCATCGCCGGGTCTACCGCCGCGACGTTCTCGCGGTGATCTCGGGCACGAGCCAGGTGCCGGTCTTTGCCTCCGCGCGCGTCATCCTCATCGCGCGCGCCGAACGCATCGCCGACTATGAAAGCGTTCTGGCCGGGGTGAATTCCTGCTCCGTCGACAGCTACACCGATCCCTTTGCGGCGCTGCTTGCGATCGGCTCCAGGTTGCCGGCTGCAGTCGTGATCGAGGCCGAACAATCGGCGGCCACCCGATTGGGTCTGGTGGAGAGCCTGCGGTCCGATCCGGCGCTTGGACGCACGCAAGTCATGATTGTCGGTTACCCGGCAGACGCGCGTCCGAGCGTCGTGGGCGATCTGGACTCACCGATGACACAGTTCATCGACGGACTGTCCGCGCTCCCCGAGGCGATCGAGGCCGCCCTTCGCGGTGTCGAGAAGACAGTGTATTTCGAGACCCCGCCGTCCTTTCCCATTCCCGGCAATGAGGGTCAGCGGCTTCTTGCTCTCGAACGCTCGGGCCTTGTGGATACACCGCCGGAGGATGCGTTTGATCGCCTGACATGGCTGGCCGCGCGCAGCCTCGATGCGCCGATCGCGCTGCTCACAATGCTCACCCCGACCCGGCAATGGTTCAAGTCGCATCACGGGCTCGATATGGTCGATACTCCGCGGAGCTGGGCGTTCTGCAACTACACGATTTTGCAGAAGGGTATCTTTCTCAGCGAGGATCTCGCGGCCGACAAGCGGTTCGCGGACAATCCGGCTGTGGCCGGCGAACTCGGATTTCGGTTCTACGCCGGATCGCCGGTCGTTGATCCGGATGGCTTTACGTTAGGTTCGCTCTGCGTGATCGACACCCGGCCGCGCACGCTTGACGACACCCAGAAGCAGATCCTCGGGAATCTCGCGGCGCTGGCCTCGGACGAAATCAAGCTGCGCGCCACGGACCGGCAATTGCGCTGGGCTCTCGATCATTCAACTGCGAAAATGGAGCGGCGCAGCGCAAGTATCGATCAGGGATGA
- a CDS encoding disulfide bond formation protein B, with protein sequence MTPARAVILNALSLYAVAAVLAAAFAAQFILKELPCPLCLLQRIMFAALAIGPILNIRFGPRPSHYALSLLAALIGAMVSTRQILLHIMPGDAGYGSAILGYHYYTWALLGFVAAIGMLAAVLLFDSQFENNDGPSHVSVSTFARVAIWLVIGLTALNAVSALLECGFGACADNPVVYEMLRR encoded by the coding sequence ATGACCCCTGCCCGCGCCGTCATCCTCAATGCGCTCAGCCTCTATGCGGTTGCCGCCGTGCTGGCTGCAGCATTCGCCGCTCAATTCATATTGAAGGAACTTCCCTGCCCGCTGTGCCTGCTCCAGCGCATCATGTTCGCGGCCCTCGCCATCGGACCGATCCTGAACATCCGCTTCGGACCTCGCCCGAGCCATTACGCGCTGTCGCTGCTGGCTGCCCTCATTGGCGCGATGGTATCGACGCGACAGATCCTGCTGCACATCATGCCGGGAGATGCCGGATACGGTTCGGCGATCCTCGGTTATCATTATTATACGTGGGCGTTGCTGGGATTTGTCGCGGCCATCGGGATGCTTGCCGCCGTCCTGCTGTTCGACAGCCAGTTCGAGAACAATGACGGCCCGTCACACGTTTCGGTCAGCACCTTCGCGCGCGTTGCGATCTGGCTTGTGATCGGCCTGACGGCGCTCAATGCTGTGTCGGCGCTGCTGGAATGCGGCTTCGGCGCCTGCGCCGACAATCCGGTTGTTTACGAAATGCTCAGGCGGTGA
- a CDS encoding DUF5993 family protein — MEFTALFIAITIVMLVAWRGSRSLALALTAAVLVACVATYLHHATDTLKLSF; from the coding sequence ATGGAATTCACCGCGCTGTTTATCGCCATCACAATCGTCATGCTCGTTGCATGGCGCGGATCGCGATCACTTGCCCTAGCGCTGACAGCCGCCGTGCTTGTCGCGTGCGTCGCGACCTATCTGCATCACGCGACCGATACACTCAAACTGTCGTTCTGA
- a CDS encoding ArsC family reductase: protein MAITIYGIKNCDTMKKARAWLDKHGVEYNFHDYKAVGVEKERLAHWSKTVGWETLLNRAGTTFRKLPDADKDNITEKKALALMLAQPSMIKRPVLEIGGKLLVGFKPEIYETSVKPRRG, encoded by the coding sequence TTGGCCATCACCATTTACGGCATCAAGAACTGCGACACGATGAAGAAGGCCCGCGCGTGGCTGGACAAGCACGGCGTCGAGTACAACTTTCACGATTACAAGGCCGTGGGCGTCGAGAAGGAGCGGCTGGCGCACTGGAGCAAGACGGTGGGCTGGGAGACGCTGCTCAATCGTGCCGGCACCACGTTCCGGAAATTGCCGGACGCCGACAAAGACAACATCACCGAGAAGAAGGCGCTGGCGCTGATGCTCGCGCAGCCGTCGATGATCAAGCGCCCGGTTCTGGAGATCGGCGGCAAGCTGCTGGTCGGCTTCAAGCCGGAAATCTACGAGACGTCGGTGAAACCCCGACGGGGTTAG
- a CDS encoding TetR/AcrR family transcriptional regulator, with translation MPRDARPTRTRIIEAAAKLYYGEGIRSVSVDAVAEKARVTKRTLYYHFKSKDDLIAAYLDARDQPNLKTFARWFQDTKGSLPAKIEGIFTNLAKSARHPKWKGCGFLRTAAELAGLPGHPAMKIGARHKSNVESWLAGVMSDGGIGNAGDLARQIVILLDGAFSTTLIHRDPAYIEAAGRAAAGLVKARIGKRR, from the coding sequence ATGCCGAGAGATGCCCGACCTACCCGCACCCGTATCATCGAAGCCGCCGCAAAGCTGTACTACGGCGAGGGAATCCGCAGCGTCAGCGTGGACGCCGTGGCCGAAAAAGCCAGGGTGACCAAACGGACGCTCTACTATCATTTCAAGAGCAAGGACGATCTGATCGCCGCCTATCTCGACGCGCGCGACCAGCCGAACCTCAAGACGTTCGCGCGCTGGTTTCAGGACACCAAGGGTTCGCTGCCGGCGAAGATCGAAGGCATCTTCACCAATCTCGCGAAATCCGCGCGGCATCCGAAATGGAAAGGCTGCGGCTTCCTGCGGACTGCCGCCGAACTCGCGGGCCTGCCGGGACATCCCGCCATGAAGATCGGCGCGCGACACAAGTCGAACGTCGAATCCTGGCTGGCCGGGGTGATGTCGGATGGCGGAATCGGAAATGCGGGCGATCTGGCGCGCCAGATCGTCATTCTGCTGGATGGAGCGTTTTCAACCACGCTCATCCATCGCGATCCGGCCTATATCGAAGCGGCCGGCCGGGCAGCCGCAGGCCTTGTGAAAGCGCGAATTGGAAAGCGGCGCTAA
- a CDS encoding crotonase/enoyl-CoA hydratase family protein: MADNILFNARDGIATLTLNRPEKLNALSYALIDEMMLALARVESDPALRVVILTGSGERAFSAGADISEFSRTVRDGPDAAIREFVRRGQTLTARLEAFGKPVIAAINGLAYGGGCEITEAVHLAVASDRAIFAKPEINLGMPPTFGGTQRLPRLAGRKRALQLLLTGDPFSPAQALDMGLINQIVPHGELLAAAEDMARRIMRHSPLAAASILTVVTRGLNMSIAEGLQVESEQFARVAPTHDLREGLAAWMDRRHPRYNGSWAAL; this comes from the coding sequence ATGGCCGACAATATTCTTTTCAACGCACGGGACGGGATCGCAACGCTGACGCTCAACCGGCCGGAGAAACTTAATGCACTCAGCTACGCGCTGATTGACGAGATGATGCTGGCGCTTGCCCGGGTGGAATCCGATCCTGCGCTTCGTGTGGTGATATTGACCGGGAGCGGGGAGCGCGCATTTTCGGCGGGCGCGGACATCAGCGAGTTCTCGCGCACCGTGCGAGACGGGCCGGATGCCGCGATCCGCGAGTTTGTCAGGCGCGGCCAGACCCTGACGGCGCGGCTGGAAGCGTTCGGGAAGCCGGTCATCGCGGCCATTAACGGCCTCGCTTATGGCGGCGGATGCGAGATCACGGAGGCCGTACATCTGGCTGTCGCCAGCGACCGCGCGATATTCGCGAAGCCTGAAATCAACCTCGGTATGCCGCCGACGTTTGGCGGGACGCAACGCTTGCCGCGCCTCGCGGGACGCAAGCGAGCGCTTCAATTGCTCCTGACGGGCGATCCCTTTTCACCCGCACAGGCACTCGACATGGGGCTGATCAACCAGATTGTTCCTCATGGCGAACTTCTGGCCGCCGCGGAAGATATGGCTCGGCGGATTATGCGACATTCGCCGCTGGCCGCAGCAAGCATCCTGACGGTCGTGACGCGCGGTCTCAATATGAGCATCGCGGAAGGCCTGCAGGTCGAAAGCGAGCAGTTCGCGCGGGTTGCCCCGACGCACGATCTTCGTGAGGGGCTTGCGGCCTGGATGGACCGCCGTCATCCGCGATACAATGGTTCCTGGGCCGCGCTTTAG
- a CDS encoding dicarboxylate/amino acid:cation symporter, protein MTVTAVPSAPIATRSRWYGILYIQVLIAIAVGILIGHLYPGTGKALKPLGDGFIALIKMMIAPVIFCTVVHGISSMGDLKRVGRVGLKALLYFEVVSTIALLVGLVVGEIIQPGSGFNIDPATLDSKAVSTYVARAHEDGIVAHLMAIIPNSFIGALANGDLLQVLLVSILSGFAIAFMGKAGEPIAHGIDMAAKVFFGVIRIIVRAAPIGAFGAMAFTVGAYGLGSLWNLAALIGTFYLTSVLFVLLVLGAIARFSGFSILRFIAYIKDELLIVLGTSSSETVLPQMIQKMERLGASRGVVGLVIPTGYSFNLDGTNIYMTLATLFLAQATNTHLTIWQELGILGVAIITSKGASGVTGAGFITLAATLAIVPDIPIASLAILVGIDKFMSECRALTNLIGNGVATVVISRWEGELDRDKLHEAMAHPIELGEEMERMPAAAE, encoded by the coding sequence ATGACTGTCACTGCCGTTCCGTCAGCACCGATTGCAACACGGTCCCGCTGGTACGGGATTCTTTATATTCAGGTGCTGATAGCCATCGCAGTGGGCATCCTGATTGGCCATTTGTATCCGGGCACGGGCAAGGCGCTGAAGCCGCTTGGTGATGGGTTCATCGCGCTGATCAAGATGATGATCGCGCCCGTCATCTTTTGCACGGTCGTGCATGGCATTTCCTCGATGGGCGATCTCAAGCGGGTCGGGCGGGTGGGTCTCAAGGCGCTGCTGTATTTCGAGGTGGTGTCGACGATCGCGCTGCTCGTCGGCCTTGTGGTCGGCGAAATCATCCAGCCCGGCAGCGGATTCAACATCGATCCCGCGACGCTGGATTCCAAGGCGGTTTCTACCTATGTCGCCAGGGCGCACGAGGACGGCATCGTCGCGCATCTGATGGCGATCATTCCCAACAGCTTCATTGGCGCGCTGGCGAACGGCGATCTTCTGCAGGTGCTGCTGGTCTCGATCTTGTCGGGCTTCGCCATCGCTTTCATGGGCAAGGCGGGAGAACCGATTGCCCACGGCATCGATATGGCCGCGAAAGTGTTCTTCGGCGTGATCCGCATTATTGTGCGCGCCGCGCCGATCGGCGCATTCGGCGCAATGGCTTTCACCGTCGGCGCGTATGGCCTCGGTTCGCTATGGAATCTGGCTGCGCTGATCGGCACCTTCTATCTGACGAGCGTCCTGTTCGTGCTGCTTGTTCTCGGCGCGATCGCGCGCTTCTCGGGATTCTCGATTCTGCGCTTCATCGCCTACATCAAGGATGAACTGCTGATCGTGCTCGGCACCAGTTCGTCCGAGACGGTGCTGCCGCAGATGATCCAGAAGATGGAGCGGCTCGGCGCGTCGCGTGGCGTGGTCGGTCTTGTGATCCCGACCGGCTACAGCTTCAATCTCGACGGCACGAATATCTATATGACGCTTGCGACGCTGTTTCTGGCGCAGGCCACCAACACGCATCTGACGATCTGGCAGGAACTCGGCATCCTTGGCGTTGCGATCATCACGTCGAAAGGCGCATCGGGCGTGACCGGTGCGGGCTTCATCACGCTGGCGGCGACGCTTGCCATCGTGCCGGATATTCCGATCGCGTCGCTGGCCATTCTGGTCGGCATCGACAAGTTCATGAGCGAGTGCCGTGCGTTGACCAACCTGATCGGCAACGGCGTCGCCACCGTGGTCATCAGCCGGTGGGAAGGCGAGCTCGACAGGGACAAACTGCACGAGGCGATGGCGCATCCCATCGAACTCGGCGAGGAGATGGAGCGAATGCCCGCGGCGGCGGAGTGA
- a CDS encoding ABC transporter ATP-binding protein — translation MSDEFILETHGLTKEFAGFVAVSDVNLRVRRGSIHALIGPNGAGKTTCFNLLTKFLKPSRGQILYKGQDITAMAPADVARLGLVRSFQISAVFPHLTALENVRVALQRQHGSSFDFWRSKSVLDQYNGRARELLDDVGLSDFANTPAVEMPYGRKRALEIATTLALDPEMMLLDEPMAGMGHEDIDKVAALIKRISQKYTILMVEHNLNVVANLSDTITVLTRGKVLAEGDYATLTKDPRVKEAYLGAGHE, via the coding sequence TTGTCGGATGAGTTTATTCTTGAAACCCACGGATTGACCAAGGAATTCGCGGGCTTCGTGGCCGTGAGTGACGTCAATCTGAGGGTGCGTCGCGGAAGCATTCATGCGCTGATCGGTCCGAACGGGGCCGGCAAGACGACATGTTTCAACCTGTTGACCAAGTTCCTGAAGCCGTCGCGCGGCCAGATCCTTTATAAGGGGCAGGACATCACGGCGATGGCGCCGGCCGACGTGGCCCGGCTGGGCCTGGTCCGGTCATTCCAGATTTCGGCGGTGTTCCCGCACCTGACGGCGCTCGAGAATGTGCGCGTCGCCTTGCAGCGCCAGCACGGCAGCTCGTTCGACTTTTGGCGGTCGAAGTCGGTGCTCGATCAGTACAACGGCCGCGCGCGCGAACTGCTCGACGATGTCGGATTGAGCGACTTCGCCAATACGCCTGCGGTGGAGATGCCGTATGGCCGCAAGCGGGCGCTGGAGATCGCGACCACGCTGGCGCTTGATCCTGAAATGATGCTGCTGGATGAACCGATGGCCGGCATGGGCCACGAGGACATCGACAAGGTGGCCGCGCTGATCAAGCGCATCTCGCAGAAATATACGATCCTGATGGTCGAGCATAATCTCAACGTCGTCGCCAACCTGTCGGACACCATTACGGTCCTGACGCGCGGCAAGGTGCTCGCGGAAGGCGATTACGCCACCCTCACCAAGGATCCGCGGGTGAAGGAAGCCTATCTGGGAGCCGGCCATGAGTAA